tgtctgtactgatgctaaaaaaacacGCCGCCGTGATGACCCCTTTTGACCCCCGAGTGGCTATTATCACTTACCACGACGCGTGCAAGGCGTCCACCTCGCGTCCCGCTGTCCCGCGTGCGCTGCCTGACTGACCGCCCGACCGCTCCCCCGGGAAAAAGCGGCACCACGGCTCAGGTTTCACGGCCAGCCGTCCCCGCCCGCCATGGTGCCATCCGGAGCGGAGGCGGAGGTCGAAGCCGGCCGTCCGTGTCGCACGAGACAATACGACGACGCCGTCGCGCCCAACGCGGCACGGGCGGGAACAAAACAAACAAACGGAAAACAAGCGATTCCTTGCTTCCACGGCCACCAAAAAGTAAAGTAAACCGGCGGTGGCCAGCCCCTGCCCACTGCCCCTACCCATGGCGCTTTCCTCCCCGACTGCTGCCTTGCCCCCACGCCGCACCGCACACTCCTCCCACTGACAGCTCCGCACGGGGCCCCGCACGTCATCGGCGAGCGGCGCCACGCGACAAGTGCGGGAAGCGGGGTGAGATTTTCAGCGGCGCGTCGACACCTGGCCGTCGTCAACCCGGAGGCGGGGGCTACAAAGATCCACGGCGCGCGCCTAGTGGGTGAACTGTGTCCGCGCACGGGCATCACCGTACGTATACGTCTACGCATTTTAGCAGGACACCGGGCAGCccaaccaccccccccccctccctccatCATCACTCCGCCCGCCGACGCCAGCCAGCCATGGTGTCGCTCGCCGGCTCCCAGATCCTCTCGCACAAGCAGACGCCGTGCGCGCCGCGCCGCCCGGGCCACTCCATGCGCACCATCCGCTCCGCGCTGCTGCACCCGGACTCGCCCCCGGGGCCCAGCTCCCGCCCGCGCGCCGCGGCCGCGGCCGACGAGGGGGACTCGGACATCGAGAACCTCACCGACTCCGTCATCGACTTCCGCCTCAGCGAGCTGGCGGCCACCGCGGGGCCCGCGCACCCGGCGGCCGTCGCCAAGTCCTCCTCCGCCAACGCGGCCGCCACGGAGATGCTCGAGCTGTCCCGGGACTTCTCCGACTACTCCAGCTTCAACTCCGACATCTCCGGGGAGCTCGAGCGCCTGGCCGCGGCCGCCGCCACGCTCAGATCCGAcgcgccggacctcgccgccgtGGATCTGAACGACCTCGAGTCCATGGATCTGTCGGCGGACGCGGCGCCGCTGGACCGCGTGGAGCCCTTCGTTCTGGCGTGCGTGCAGGCGCTGGGGCCCGACGCCGCGCCCGACGCGCGCCGCGCGGCCGCGGCCAGGATAAGGCTGCTGGCCAAGCACCGCTCCGACATCCGCGAGCTGGTCGGCGTGTCCGGGGCGATCCCGGCGCTGGTGCCGCTGCTGCGGAGCACCGACCCGGTGGCGCAGGAGAACGCCGTGACGGCGCTGCTCAACCTGTCCCTGGAGGAGCGGAACCGCTCGGCCATCACGGCGGCGGGCGCCATCAAGCCGCTCGTCTACGCGCTGCGGACCGGGACGGCCTCCGCCAAGCAGAATGCGGCGTGCGCGCTGCTCAGCCTGTCGGGCATCGAGGAGAACCGCGCCACCATCGGCGCGTGCGGCGCCATCGCGCCGCTCGTCGCGCTGCTCTCCGCGGGCTCCACCCGGGGAAAGAAGGACGCGCTCACCACGCTCTACCGTCTCTGCTCGGCGCGCCGGAACAAGGAGCGTGCCGTCAGCGCCGGAGCCGTCGTGCCGCTCGTGCACCTCATCGGCGAGCGCGGCACCGGGACGTCGGAGAAGGCAATGGTGGTCCTTGCCAGCCTCGCCAGCATAGCCGAGGGCCGCGACGCTGTGGTGGAAGCC
The window above is part of the Triticum aestivum cultivar Chinese Spring chromosome 2A, IWGSC CS RefSeq v2.1, whole genome shotgun sequence genome. Proteins encoded here:
- the LOC123188136 gene encoding U-box domain-containing protein 4; translation: MVSLAGSQILSHKQTPCAPRRPGHSMRTIRSALLHPDSPPGPSSRPRAAAAADEGDSDIENLTDSVIDFRLSELAATAGPAHPAAVAKSSSANAAATEMLELSRDFSDYSSFNSDISGELERLAAAAATLRSDAPDLAAVDLNDLESMDLSADAAPLDRVEPFVLACVQALGPDAAPDARRAAAARIRLLAKHRSDIRELVGVSGAIPALVPLLRSTDPVAQENAVTALLNLSLEERNRSAITAAGAIKPLVYALRTGTASAKQNAACALLSLSGIEENRATIGACGAIAPLVALLSAGSTRGKKDALTTLYRLCSARRNKERAVSAGAVVPLVHLIGERGTGTSEKAMVVLASLASIAEGRDAVVEAGGIPALVETIEDGPAREKEFAVVALLQLCSECSSNCALLVREGAIPPLVALSQSGSARAKHKSETLLGYLREQRQGGGGCRAGPGGAATSMAR